The following coding sequences are from one Rathayibacter sp. SW19 window:
- a CDS encoding ABC transporter ATP-binding protein, with product MNDTILTVDHLDVAYGHGRKAFTAAHDISFSIKRGTTLGLVGESGSGKSTVGRAILGLATPRSGTITFEGNDITHASRKRRRQLASEVQVVFQDPRNSLNEAKRVGDILIEPLTATGAMSRADALNRARHLLDTVGLHATDAAKSPGDFSGGQRQRIAIARALMCHPKLVVCDEPVSALDLSVQAQIINLFRRLQAETEVAYLFIAHDLSVVRLLSERVMVMNAGRVVEEGPTEEVYTCPRDTYTKRLLAAEPYPDPDVQRRRRQEWEALQAL from the coding sequence ATGAACGACACAATCCTCACGGTCGACCACCTCGACGTCGCATACGGACACGGCCGGAAGGCGTTCACCGCGGCGCACGACATCTCATTCTCGATCAAACGAGGAACTACGCTCGGACTCGTCGGCGAGTCCGGCTCGGGAAAGTCCACGGTAGGGCGCGCGATCCTCGGTCTGGCGACTCCCCGGTCGGGAACGATCACTTTCGAGGGCAACGACATCACACACGCCTCCCGCAAGCGTCGCCGACAGCTTGCCAGCGAAGTGCAAGTGGTGTTCCAAGACCCGCGCAACTCACTCAACGAAGCCAAGAGGGTCGGCGACATCCTCATTGAACCGTTGACGGCGACCGGCGCGATGTCACGCGCCGATGCGCTGAACCGCGCACGTCACCTCCTCGACACGGTCGGTCTCCACGCCACCGATGCCGCGAAGTCGCCGGGCGACTTCTCCGGAGGGCAAAGACAACGCATCGCGATCGCCCGTGCGTTGATGTGCCATCCCAAGCTCGTCGTCTGTGACGAACCGGTCTCAGCGCTCGACCTATCGGTGCAGGCGCAGATCATCAATCTGTTCCGTCGTCTGCAGGCGGAGACCGAGGTCGCCTACCTATTCATCGCGCACGATCTCTCAGTTGTGCGATTGCTTTCCGAACGAGTCATGGTCATGAACGCCGGCCGCGTTGTGGAAGAGGGGCCGACGGAAGAGGTCTACACCTGCCCGCGCGACACCTACACCAAACGGCTACTGGCCGCAGAACCTTATCCAGATCCCGACGTCCAGCGCCGCCGTCGGCAGGAATGGGAGGCGCTCCAGGCGCTTTAG
- a CDS encoding ABC transporter permease, which produces MIGSRIALAIPVLFIITAFSFVLVSFIPGNVATTILGQNATPESIRALNDQLGLNTPLPEQYLGWLSAAFRGDLGTSIFTGDDVASTVFDRVMPTLYVAGFATLVAAVLGIALGTMAAVRGGAVARALDVLGMVGMSLPNFWFALILIVFVSGRLGWFPSLGYTDPSVDASIWLSQLVLPVTALAIAGVALIAKQTRDALVEAMSRDFMRFMQANGISRRSLVFRHGLRYSATSIVSGISSSFINLFGGTVALETIFAIPGLGSLVTTATLQHDLPTVQGTVLAYTIVILIVTLLADIGYRWLDRKAAIR; this is translated from the coding sequence ATGATCGGAAGTCGTATCGCGCTGGCAATCCCCGTGCTATTCATCATCACGGCGTTCTCATTCGTTCTGGTCTCGTTCATCCCGGGAAATGTCGCGACAACGATTCTCGGGCAGAACGCAACTCCTGAGAGCATTCGCGCGCTCAATGACCAGCTCGGCCTCAATACGCCGCTGCCGGAGCAGTACCTCGGTTGGCTGAGCGCCGCGTTCCGCGGCGACCTGGGCACCTCGATCTTCACGGGTGATGACGTTGCGTCGACAGTGTTCGACCGGGTGATGCCAACCCTGTATGTCGCCGGTTTCGCGACCCTGGTCGCAGCCGTGCTCGGAATCGCACTCGGCACGATGGCGGCAGTACGCGGCGGGGCGGTCGCACGCGCGTTGGATGTGCTCGGCATGGTCGGCATGTCGCTACCGAATTTCTGGTTCGCGTTGATCCTGATCGTGTTCGTTTCGGGACGGCTGGGCTGGTTCCCTTCGCTCGGTTATACCGATCCGTCCGTGGATGCCTCCATCTGGCTATCCCAGCTGGTGTTGCCCGTGACTGCGCTGGCGATCGCAGGTGTGGCGCTCATCGCCAAACAAACACGGGATGCGCTCGTGGAGGCGATGAGCAGAGACTTCATGCGGTTCATGCAGGCCAATGGCATCAGCCGCCGCTCGCTCGTCTTTCGCCACGGCCTGCGCTACTCGGCCACCTCGATCGTCTCGGGAATCAGTTCGTCGTTCATCAACCTATTCGGCGGCACGGTCGCACTCGAGACAATTTTCGCTATTCCCGGACTCGGGTCGCTGGTGACCACGGCGACCCTACAGCACGATCTGCCCACTGTTCAAGGAACGGTACTGGCATACACGATCGTGATTCTCATCGTCACCCTGCTCGCCGACATCGGCTATCGGTGGCTCGACCGAAAGGCGGCGATCCGATGA
- a CDS encoding ABC transporter substrate-binding protein codes for MFRDSHKRARRFTRVAAIAAVTAAAIILSACSGSGGASSANKVLTLATTAPPVSLDPAKNTIYPPLAWYDQLSYDPLIRIDGNGNFVPGLATSWKYTSKDHTTFQVTLRKGVKFSDGDDLNAEAVVKSISYVKKNGSEGPSWISGVTSITANGSDKVDFTLSSPSDQMPFLLSQRVMLATIISPKGVSNPDSLKNSTHGAGPYVLDPKQTIANSSYTYVPNPDYWDKAAIQWNKVIIKVVSSTAAALQATQSGEVDAFFGDASTAKAAAGMSSLSVNTKLTGVNGVNYFDTNGQLAPALGNVNVRQALSYAINRPAIAKGVYGNLAEGNATMTVAGLAGYSQDAAEAFAYDPAKAKQLLAQAGYPSGFSFDVATSADGNDGLIAQAVVADWAKIGVSAKLTTYKDDGQLLTDLLAKKYPVAFYDYGTLPMYVQAKSFFSGGATKYNVFNVTDSQIDQGLAAAAAAATLAEQSTGYQKVLQRAQQQLVWSTNILSAPSIVIYNKKLVTGMDMSVISPTPNIAWMVKPVK; via the coding sequence ATGTTCCGGGATTCACATAAGCGCGCACGTCGCTTCACACGCGTGGCTGCTATCGCGGCGGTGACTGCCGCCGCAATCATCTTGTCCGCCTGCTCCGGCAGCGGCGGGGCAAGCTCGGCCAATAAGGTTCTGACCCTTGCGACGACGGCGCCCCCGGTCAGCCTTGACCCGGCGAAGAACACCATCTATCCCCCCTTGGCCTGGTACGACCAGCTCTCGTACGACCCGCTCATCCGCATCGACGGCAATGGAAATTTCGTGCCAGGGTTGGCAACCTCGTGGAAATACACGTCGAAAGATCACACAACCTTCCAGGTGACGCTGCGAAAGGGCGTGAAGTTCTCCGACGGAGATGATCTCAACGCAGAAGCTGTCGTCAAGTCGATCTCCTACGTAAAGAAGAACGGGTCAGAGGGGCCCTCGTGGATCAGTGGCGTTACGTCGATCACAGCGAATGGAAGCGACAAGGTCGACTTCACGCTCAGTAGCCCGAGCGATCAGATGCCGTTCCTGCTCAGCCAGCGGGTGATGCTCGCGACGATCATCAGTCCAAAAGGGGTTTCAAACCCGGACTCGCTCAAGAACTCCACCCATGGCGCCGGCCCTTACGTGCTTGACCCGAAGCAGACCATTGCGAATAGCTCGTACACCTACGTGCCGAACCCCGACTACTGGGACAAAGCAGCCATCCAATGGAACAAGGTGATCATCAAGGTCGTGTCCAGCACGGCCGCCGCACTGCAGGCAACGCAGAGTGGCGAGGTCGATGCATTCTTCGGCGACGCCTCCACCGCGAAGGCGGCCGCAGGAATGAGCTCGCTCAGCGTCAACACGAAGCTGACCGGAGTCAACGGTGTCAACTACTTCGATACGAACGGACAATTGGCTCCAGCGCTCGGCAACGTGAACGTACGTCAGGCGTTGAGCTATGCGATCAACCGCCCCGCGATCGCGAAGGGCGTCTACGGCAACCTTGCTGAAGGAAATGCCACGATGACGGTTGCCGGTCTCGCCGGCTATTCCCAGGACGCCGCCGAAGCGTTCGCATACGATCCGGCCAAGGCTAAGCAGCTGCTCGCTCAGGCCGGATATCCGAGCGGGTTCTCGTTCGACGTCGCTACGTCTGCCGATGGGAACGACGGACTCATCGCACAGGCCGTCGTCGCAGACTGGGCGAAGATCGGCGTTTCGGCGAAGCTCACAACGTACAAGGACGACGGCCAGTTGCTCACCGATCTGCTCGCGAAGAAATACCCGGTCGCGTTCTACGACTATGGGACGCTTCCCATGTACGTGCAGGCGAAGAGCTTCTTCAGCGGCGGCGCCACGAAGTACAACGTGTTCAACGTCACCGACAGCCAGATCGATCAGGGACTCGCGGCCGCGGCGGCTGCGGCGACCCTGGCTGAGCAATCGACCGGATACCAGAAGGTGCTGCAGCGCGCGCAACAGCAGCTGGTCTGGTCGACCAATATCCTCAGCGCTCCGTCGATCGTGATCTACAACAAGAAGCTCGTGACGGGAATGGATATGTCCGTGATTTCACCCACGCCGAATATCGCGTGGATGGTCAAGCCAGTCAAATAG
- a CDS encoding dipeptide/oligopeptide/nickel ABC transporter permease/ATP-binding protein — MTEIVPPLTLNTRFGRVHWRRLRLGTVLAATWLALVVVGAVFAPLLAPYGPNTQDLGAILQGPSLAHWLGTDSLGRDILSRLMFGAPPTLISVGLAVICFAVIGSVVGLIAGYQSGWTDRITMAIVSIVIAMPGIIVMFVVLSVYRNNTYLAMTVFGILSCPVMALMVRSAVLAIRNELFVDAARVSGLSSAHIIFRHILPRIRTLIVVQGSLFAANAVVLESAVSFLGFGRQAPEPTWGNMVSEAASQISLNPWMLYPTGGAVFLTALALGVIGDELGASLGRSWKGSKLTPARKVPRNAPAPALQTGALLKVRGLEVGYQTDDGLTTIVYDVGLTIERGETLGLVGESGSGKTTVAFGVLGVVGRGVEISKGQVLFNGVDLLQLDDKRLAALRGRHIAYVAQEPMVALDPNLRIGAQLDEVLRRAERDMSRAERRARAIELLTTVEIRDPGSALRRYPSQLSGGMAQRVSIAYALAGRPELLIADEPTTALDVTVQAGILGLLLRLQRETGMSMLVITHDWGVIADVCDRVAVMYRGHVVEDAPVRQIFTDPQHPYTRALLTSNPHGATPGIDLPVITSEFSTEPAKRVTTGGSSR, encoded by the coding sequence ATGACCGAGATCGTACCTCCATTGACGTTGAACACACGGTTCGGTCGCGTGCACTGGCGCAGGTTGCGACTGGGCACTGTGTTGGCCGCCACCTGGCTCGCGCTCGTCGTCGTCGGCGCGGTCTTCGCGCCGCTTCTCGCGCCATACGGCCCGAATACCCAAGACCTGGGCGCGATTCTGCAGGGTCCGAGCCTCGCGCACTGGTTGGGAACCGACAGCCTGGGGCGGGATATCCTCAGCCGACTCATGTTCGGTGCACCTCCCACATTGATCAGCGTCGGGCTCGCGGTGATCTGTTTCGCCGTGATCGGCTCGGTCGTGGGGTTGATCGCCGGCTACCAGTCGGGCTGGACCGACCGGATCACGATGGCCATCGTCTCCATCGTCATCGCCATGCCGGGAATCATCGTGATGTTCGTCGTACTGTCGGTTTACCGCAACAACACCTACCTGGCGATGACCGTCTTCGGCATCCTGTCGTGCCCGGTGATGGCCCTGATGGTCAGATCCGCCGTCCTCGCCATTCGAAACGAGCTGTTCGTCGACGCAGCGCGCGTTTCTGGCCTATCGTCCGCACACATCATTTTCCGCCACATCCTTCCGCGCATTCGCACTCTGATCGTCGTGCAGGGCTCATTGTTCGCCGCGAACGCTGTGGTACTCGAAAGCGCCGTGAGCTTCCTCGGATTCGGTAGACAGGCTCCGGAGCCGACCTGGGGAAACATGGTCTCCGAAGCGGCGTCCCAGATCTCTCTCAATCCGTGGATGCTGTATCCGACCGGTGGTGCGGTCTTCCTGACGGCACTCGCCCTCGGTGTGATCGGCGATGAGCTCGGCGCATCGCTCGGGCGCAGCTGGAAAGGTTCGAAACTGACACCGGCGCGCAAAGTCCCGAGGAACGCTCCGGCTCCGGCACTGCAGACCGGTGCCCTCCTCAAGGTTCGCGGGCTCGAGGTCGGCTACCAGACGGACGATGGGCTCACAACCATCGTCTACGACGTCGGGCTGACGATCGAACGCGGCGAAACACTCGGGCTCGTCGGCGAATCCGGCTCCGGCAAGACGACTGTCGCATTCGGCGTGCTGGGGGTGGTCGGTCGCGGCGTGGAGATCTCGAAGGGGCAAGTGCTCTTCAATGGGGTCGACCTGCTTCAGCTGGACGACAAACGACTCGCAGCATTGCGCGGTCGCCACATCGCTTATGTGGCGCAAGAGCCCATGGTCGCGCTCGACCCCAATCTGCGCATCGGCGCGCAACTCGACGAGGTGCTACGTCGAGCAGAACGAGATATGTCCCGAGCCGAACGGCGCGCGCGGGCAATTGAACTACTCACGACCGTCGAGATCCGCGACCCCGGCTCAGCGCTCCGCCGATACCCGAGCCAGCTCTCCGGCGGCATGGCGCAGCGCGTCTCCATCGCCTACGCACTCGCCGGCCGACCCGAGCTACTGATCGCGGATGAACCGACCACGGCTCTCGATGTGACGGTGCAAGCCGGAATCCTCGGCCTGCTACTCCGGCTGCAGCGGGAGACCGGAATGTCGATGCTCGTGATCACACACGACTGGGGCGTCATCGCCGATGTCTGCGATCGAGTCGCGGTCATGTATCGGGGCCACGTCGTCGAGGACGCCCCCGTGCGACAGATCTTCACAGACCCACAGCATCCATACACGCGTGCACTACTCACCTCGAACCCGCACGGGGCGACGCCCGGCATCGACCTGCCGGTGATCACCTCCGAATTCTCCACAGAGCCCGCGAAGCGGGTCACAACAGGCGGAAGCTCACGATGA